One window from the genome of Vibrio sp. VB16 encodes:
- a CDS encoding STAS domain-containing protein, with protein MELRKIDASETLLTLQLSGDLDANGSKEALPHIDQVLSEDNHPEIEIDLKHVLFLDSSGVGAIVYMYKRLVERERNMRIENVHGQPLEIITLLRINQAISVNQKREAA; from the coding sequence ATGGAACTTAGAAAAATAGACGCAAGTGAAACACTCCTTACTCTTCAACTTTCAGGAGACTTGGACGCAAATGGAAGCAAAGAAGCCCTCCCTCATATTGATCAAGTCCTTTCGGAAGATAACCATCCAGAGATCGAAATCGACCTAAAGCATGTTTTGTTCTTAGATTCCTCTGGTGTAGGCGCCATCGTATACATGTACAAACGATTAGTTGAGCGAGAAAGAAATATGCGAATTGAAAACGTGCATGGACAACCACTCGAAATTATTACGCTGCTTCGTATCAATCAAGCGATATCTGTAAATCAAAAGAGAGAGGCCGCATAG
- the malG gene encoding maltose ABC transporter permease MalG, whose protein sequence is MAIVQGKNVKYRVWATHVALWIFLSMIIFPLLMVIAISFREGNFATGSLIPENPSLEHWKLALGFSVTNADGSVTPPPFPVLLWLWNSVKVAAISSIFIVALSTTSAYAFARMKFGGKNTILKAMMIFQMFPAVLALVAMYALFDKLGQYIPFLGLNTHGGLIFSYLGGIALHVWTIKGYFETIDNSLEEAAALDGATPWQAFRLVLLPLSVPILAVVFILSFIGVVGEVPVASLLLSDVDKYTLAVGMQQYLYPQNYLWGDFAAAAVLSAVPITAVFLLAQRWLVGGLTAGGVKG, encoded by the coding sequence ATGGCAATTGTACAAGGTAAAAATGTGAAATATCGTGTATGGGCAACCCATGTTGCTCTATGGATATTCTTATCAATGATAATCTTTCCGCTGTTGATGGTTATTGCTATCTCGTTCCGTGAGGGTAACTTTGCAACGGGTAGTTTGATTCCAGAGAATCCATCTCTAGAGCACTGGAAACTGGCATTAGGCTTTTCTGTAACGAACGCAGACGGCTCGGTAACACCGCCGCCATTCCCTGTTCTTCTTTGGTTGTGGAACTCAGTGAAAGTCGCGGCAATATCGTCTATCTTCATCGTTGCGTTATCGACGACCTCTGCCTACGCATTTGCGCGTATGAAGTTTGGTGGTAAGAACACTATCTTGAAAGCAATGATGATTTTCCAGATGTTTCCTGCGGTGCTGGCACTTGTCGCAATGTATGCATTATTTGATAAGTTAGGTCAGTACATACCGTTCTTAGGCTTGAATACTCATGGTGGTTTGATTTTCTCTTATCTTGGTGGTATTGCGCTACACGTATGGACGATTAAAGGGTATTTTGAAACCATTGATAACTCACTTGAAGAGGCCGCAGCACTTGATGGTGCAACGCCATGGCAAGCATTTAGGTTGGTTCTGCTTCCACTTTCAGTACCAATTTTAGCGGTTGTGTTTATTCTCTCATTCATTGGTGTTGTCGGCGAAGTACCTGTCGCGTCGTTATTATTATCTGATGTAGATAAATACACACTTGCGGTAGGTATGCAGCAGTATCTCTACCCACAAAACTATTTATGGGGCGATTTTGCGGCGGCGGCTGTATTGTCTGCTGTCCCTATTACCGCAGTATTTTTGCTGGCACAGCGTTGGCTTGTCGGTGGGCTGACGGCAGGTGGAGTGAAAGGATAA
- the malK gene encoding maltose/maltodextrin ABC transporter ATP-binding protein MalK, which translates to MASVTLKNVCKAYGDLLISKNVDLEIKEGEFVVFVGPSGCGKSTLLRCIAGLEEITSGDLYIGEERMNDVEPSKRGVGMVFQSYALYPHLNLYDNMSFGLKLAKASKAEIDKRVSHVAEILQLGHLLERQPKALSGGQRQRVAIGRTLVSQPNVFLLDEPLSNLDAALRVNMRSEITKLQRQLGCTMIYVTHDQVEAMTMADKIVVLDDGFVSQVGKPLELYHYPENRFVAGFIGSPKMNFMSVNIEEVEAERVQVQLSNGNTLWIPVDGRTVNKGERMSLGIRPEHLQNAEEADAAIEGDIQIVEKLGNETQIYLHLDSADADVIYRAPDTLAVEVGDKFSIGLAANRCHLFHSDGRACRRRHKENGIDFD; encoded by the coding sequence ATGGCGAGCGTCACGTTAAAGAATGTATGTAAAGCTTATGGCGACTTACTGATCTCCAAAAATGTTGATTTAGAAATCAAAGAAGGTGAGTTTGTTGTTTTCGTTGGTCCATCAGGCTGTGGTAAATCTACGCTATTACGCTGTATCGCTGGTTTAGAAGAGATCACCTCTGGTGACCTCTATATAGGCGAAGAACGAATGAATGACGTTGAACCATCGAAACGTGGTGTTGGTATGGTTTTCCAATCCTATGCGCTATACCCGCACTTGAATCTTTATGACAACATGTCGTTTGGTCTTAAGCTTGCAAAAGCAAGCAAGGCTGAAATCGATAAACGTGTATCTCATGTTGCTGAAATATTACAACTTGGTCATCTGCTAGAAAGACAGCCTAAAGCACTTTCTGGTGGTCAACGTCAACGTGTCGCAATTGGCCGTACCCTTGTTTCTCAGCCGAATGTATTCCTACTTGATGAGCCTTTGTCCAACCTTGACGCCGCGTTGCGCGTAAACATGCGTAGCGAAATCACCAAGTTGCAACGTCAGCTAGGTTGCACCATGATCTACGTAACGCACGACCAAGTCGAAGCAATGACAATGGCCGATAAAATCGTTGTGCTCGATGACGGTTTCGTCTCTCAAGTAGGCAAGCCTCTCGAACTGTATCATTACCCTGAAAATCGTTTTGTTGCTGGCTTTATTGGTTCACCAAAAATGAACTTTATGAGCGTTAATATTGAAGAAGTCGAAGCAGAGCGTGTACAGGTTCAACTTTCTAATGGCAATACGCTTTGGATTCCAGTCGATGGTAGAACCGTCAATAAAGGCGAACGTATGTCGCTAGGTATTCGCCCAGAGCATCTACAAAATGCTGAAGAAGCCGACGCCGCCATCGAGGGTGATATTCAGATTGTCGAAAAACTCGGTAACGAAACCCAGATCTATTTGCATTTAGACAGCGCAGATGCGGATGTTATTTACCGCGCTCCTGACACTCTCGCGGTAGAGGTTGGGGACAAGTTCTCTATTGGTCTAGCCGCCAATCGTTGTCACCTGTTCCATAGTGATGGCAGAGCATGTAGACGACGGCACAAAGAGAATGGAATAGATTTTGATTAA
- a CDS encoding acyl-CoA thioesterase has product MAEQQRDITLRFLAEPGDVNFGGKVHGGAVMKWIDLAAYACSAGWSGKYCITAYAGGIRFVAPIHVGNLVEVSAKVIYTGSSSMHIALDVQASDPKELNKTLTTHCIVIMVAVDANGKPTKIPEWIPIEEEDIKLRDSAIRLMNMRKEIGEEMEMHVKMLR; this is encoded by the coding sequence ATGGCCGAACAACAAAGAGACATAACGCTCCGATTTCTAGCCGAACCCGGTGATGTGAATTTCGGCGGTAAAGTGCACGGTGGTGCCGTTATGAAGTGGATCGATTTGGCCGCATACGCCTGTTCAGCTGGCTGGAGCGGAAAATATTGTATCACCGCCTATGCTGGCGGCATACGATTCGTCGCTCCCATCCATGTAGGAAACTTAGTTGAGGTGAGCGCCAAGGTTATCTATACCGGCAGTAGCTCAATGCATATCGCGCTAGATGTTCAGGCAAGCGATCCTAAGGAGTTGAATAAAACGCTCACGACACATTGTATTGTCATCATGGTGGCGGTAGATGCGAATGGTAAGCCGACTAAAATACCCGAGTGGATACCTATAGAAGAAGAGGACATCAAGCTGCGTGACTCTGCGATAAGACTAATGAACATGCGCAAAGAGATTGGTGAAGAGATGGAAATGCATGTAAAAATGCTGAGATAA
- a CDS encoding SLBB domain-containing protein, protein MKPTNLFLVTLTCLFVLLFTSASQADSNETVNIGDNIQVNLPGESSLNKGFQVDQKGQITLPEIGAVFVAGYDEVQLKNIVLERLSVAFRDLRNAEVYVAKKQLIVMVQGYVKSPGQFTIPSNAGVQAAITSAGGLRSGAQLDKILLKRGSENSVFNYKKFLDTGDNSVLPKLRSLDTIFVPASPLVGNIEQEFNPLSQANSGDSSDPKSAIKVFGEVNSPGSFSYSAETNLVDILMRSGGVTRYASVEQIRVITDNNPILFNLKRYLDSGDSKLLPILLPGSTIFVPKQEEEIKSGANTVYVMGEVAAPGAFEGKPGASFMDILANAGGPTRFAESRQIRVIKSGGQVIKFDLTAYTEGLGTNRPPSIMPGDAIFVPEKTDMNEKSWLKVSPNRAVNVIGEVVRPGRIEWSDEMDFMDLLAHVGGPTRRADTTKIEVVSTNRATGEKELQTFNLDDFIKKGARRSDQPVISAGSIVRVHDLPQDPSDNKSQWVRQSSDASIYIFGQINAPGRYRFTNEMHFLDILSAADGPTKDADIHNIRVTHRDKSYSKVSKLNLALYFETGDESLLPKVKPGDTIYMPEKNRNWLDRSKESTVRVLGAVNDPGRYVFNDSMTILDILAEAGGPSEDAYLEKISVVNISTSQSQARTFDLIEFSKSASFRNLPVIRAGDTIYIPDRRESLTEKIRLGLKDVLQIATTIVLIGAI, encoded by the coding sequence ATGAAACCCACAAATCTATTTTTAGTCACATTAACCTGCCTATTTGTCTTACTTTTCACCTCGGCCTCTCAAGCAGACTCAAATGAGACGGTTAACATTGGCGATAACATACAGGTTAACCTTCCCGGGGAAAGCAGTTTAAATAAAGGTTTCCAGGTCGACCAAAAAGGACAAATAACCCTGCCAGAGATTGGCGCTGTTTTTGTGGCCGGATACGATGAAGTGCAGCTCAAAAATATCGTACTCGAACGCCTTTCTGTCGCTTTTAGAGATCTGCGTAACGCCGAGGTATATGTCGCTAAGAAACAATTAATCGTCATGGTACAGGGGTATGTTAAATCACCCGGTCAATTTACTATCCCTAGCAATGCAGGAGTTCAGGCAGCGATCACTTCCGCGGGAGGTCTTCGTTCTGGTGCACAGTTAGATAAAATACTGTTAAAAAGAGGCTCGGAAAACAGCGTCTTCAATTACAAAAAATTTCTTGATACCGGCGACAATAGTGTTCTGCCTAAACTTCGTTCACTCGATACAATTTTCGTCCCAGCATCACCGCTTGTTGGCAATATAGAGCAAGAATTCAACCCACTTTCTCAGGCCAATTCAGGCGACAGTTCAGACCCTAAATCTGCCATTAAAGTTTTTGGCGAGGTGAACTCACCGGGGTCTTTCTCTTATAGTGCCGAGACAAACTTAGTCGATATATTAATGCGTTCTGGTGGCGTTACTCGTTACGCTAGCGTTGAACAGATTCGTGTTATTACCGATAACAACCCTATCCTTTTCAATCTCAAACGCTACCTAGATTCAGGCGATAGCAAACTCCTCCCTATCTTGTTACCTGGATCAACCATTTTTGTTCCTAAGCAAGAAGAGGAGATTAAATCGGGTGCTAACACCGTTTACGTAATGGGTGAAGTTGCCGCACCCGGTGCATTTGAAGGAAAACCGGGGGCAAGCTTTATGGACATCCTTGCCAATGCTGGTGGCCCGACAAGGTTTGCAGAATCAAGACAAATACGCGTAATTAAGAGTGGTGGGCAAGTCATCAAATTTGACTTAACCGCCTACACAGAAGGTCTAGGAACCAACCGACCACCATCGATCATGCCCGGTGACGCTATTTTTGTACCTGAAAAAACCGACATGAATGAAAAATCGTGGCTAAAAGTGTCACCTAACCGCGCCGTTAATGTGATTGGGGAAGTAGTTAGGCCCGGAAGGATTGAGTGGTCAGATGAAATGGACTTTATGGACCTACTCGCTCATGTCGGTGGGCCAACACGTAGAGCCGACACGACAAAAATAGAAGTCGTATCAACTAACAGAGCAACCGGAGAAAAAGAACTACAGACCTTCAATTTAGATGATTTTATCAAAAAAGGCGCGAGACGATCAGACCAACCCGTCATATCAGCCGGATCGATAGTTCGCGTCCACGACCTACCGCAAGATCCATCAGACAACAAATCCCAATGGGTCAGACAAAGTTCTGATGCTTCTATCTACATATTTGGACAAATAAACGCGCCGGGCCGTTATCGATTCACTAACGAAATGCATTTCTTGGATATATTGTCTGCCGCCGATGGCCCAACAAAGGACGCCGATATACACAACATTCGAGTTACGCACAGAGACAAGAGTTATTCTAAAGTGAGCAAATTGAACCTAGCCCTATACTTTGAGACGGGCGACGAGTCCCTACTACCAAAGGTAAAACCGGGCGACACAATTTACATGCCAGAGAAAAACCGTAATTGGTTAGATCGTTCTAAAGAGAGCACTGTAAGAGTGCTAGGGGCGGTAAATGACCCTGGACGATACGTTTTCAACGATTCTATGACGATTCTCGATATCCTTGCGGAAGCGGGGGGACCAAGCGAGGACGCATACCTAGAAAAAATCAGCGTCGTCAATATTTCCACTAGCCAAAGCCAAGCGAGAACCTTTGACCTCATTGAGTTTAGCAAATCAGCCAGTTTTCGAAATTTGCCTGTCATTCGAGCTGGGGACACCATTTATATTCCCGACAGAAGAGAAAGCTTAACGGAAAAAATACGCCTTGGCCTTAAAGACGTTCTTCAAATTGCAACCACCATTGTTTTAATAGGGGCGATCTAA
- the malE gene encoding maltose/maltodextrin ABC transporter substrate-binding protein MalE, translated as MKKALSTVAVCTLAALGSLSANAAIEEGQLTIWINGDKGYNGLAEVGKKFEEDTGIKVTVAHPDALQDKFPQTAATGDGPDIVFWAHDRFGGYAEAGLLAEVKPSKEVTDGIVDFAWDAVKYDGKLIGYPVAIESLSLIYNKDLVATPPKSWEEVEALNAKLQKDGKTAIMWNLKEPYFTWPLMAADGGYAFKFTSSGYDVKDAGIATDGVKASMNFVKGLIDKGIISPDMDYSVSEAEFNKGNTAMTINGPWAWGNIEKSGINYGVATLPKFNGKSSKPFVGVLTAGISTASPNQDLAVEFIENYLLTNDGLRMVNNDKPLGAVALNSFQKELDSDKRIAATMDNAMNGEIMPNIPQMGAFWSSAKNAIINIVDGRQTVDAALADADKQMTK; from the coding sequence ATGAAAAAAGCCCTAAGCACTGTTGCTGTATGCACACTAGCCGCTCTTGGTTCATTAAGTGCAAACGCAGCCATTGAAGAAGGTCAACTAACTATCTGGATCAATGGTGACAAAGGCTATAATGGTCTAGCGGAAGTTGGTAAGAAATTTGAAGAAGACACGGGTATTAAAGTGACGGTTGCTCACCCTGATGCACTTCAAGACAAATTCCCTCAAACAGCGGCAACTGGCGACGGTCCAGATATCGTATTTTGGGCTCATGACCGATTTGGCGGCTATGCAGAAGCTGGTTTACTAGCAGAAGTTAAGCCTTCGAAAGAAGTAACAGATGGAATTGTAGATTTTGCGTGGGATGCGGTTAAATATGACGGTAAGTTGATCGGCTACCCAGTCGCGATTGAATCCCTCTCTCTTATTTATAACAAAGATTTAGTGGCTACTCCTCCTAAGAGTTGGGAAGAAGTTGAAGCGTTAAACGCGAAGCTGCAAAAAGATGGCAAAACAGCCATTATGTGGAACCTAAAAGAACCGTATTTCACATGGCCATTAATGGCGGCTGATGGTGGTTACGCGTTTAAATTTACGTCATCTGGTTATGACGTAAAAGATGCGGGTATTGCTACTGATGGCGTTAAAGCGTCTATGAACTTTGTTAAAGGTCTTATAGATAAAGGTATAATCTCTCCGGATATGGACTACTCAGTATCTGAGGCAGAGTTTAACAAAGGCAACACAGCCATGACTATAAATGGTCCATGGGCTTGGGGTAATATCGAGAAGTCAGGTATTAACTACGGCGTTGCAACGCTTCCGAAATTTAACGGTAAATCTTCTAAGCCATTCGTTGGTGTGTTAACGGCGGGTATCAGCACGGCGTCACCTAACCAAGATCTAGCCGTAGAGTTTATCGAAAACTACCTACTTACTAACGATGGACTGCGTATGGTTAATAACGACAAACCATTAGGTGCAGTTGCTCTTAATTCTTTCCAGAAAGAACTGGATAGTGACAAGCGTATAGCGGCAACAATGGATAACGCAATGAATGGCGAAATCATGCCTAACATCCCGCAAATGGGTGCGTTCTGGAGCAGCGCCAAAAATGCAATCATTAACATCGTAGATGGTCGCCAAACCGTTGATGCTGCACTTGCAGACGCAGACAAGCAAATGACGAAGTAA
- the malF gene encoding maltose ABC transporter permease MalF, with protein sequence MQSVQGSGATASAALPSSQKVFIKWALLASVGIVNGYATILMYSRGELAFALLTVVLTALALYIFGSKKTYAHRYIYPGIAGMILFILFPLAYTVGLAFTNYSAKNQLSLERAQTVLLDRTYQSGESFPFNLYKTDNGHQLVVTKGEQLLATDKFTLEGFAETDLDLNIVSDIQGEKEKIKTIIQNKVSLGNVDLHMPDGSDIRMSGLRKFASVASLYTLQDDGESMINNKSGETLKPNMDVGFYQVIDGNGAFIGNTISPGFIVNIDTANFERVWKDDGIKEPFISIFIWTVAFSALSVGLTLVIGLVLASVVQWESLKGRAAYRVLLILPYAVPAFISILIFKGLFNQSFGEINMVLETIFGLSPNWFSDPVLARVMVVIVNTWLGFPYMMILCMGLLKAIPDDLYEASAIDGAGPLKNFTKITLPLMLKPLTPLLIASFAFNFNNFVMIYLLTGGGPNMIGTSEPAGYTDLLVSYTYRIAFEGSGGQDFGLASAIATLIFLLVGGLALFNLRFTKLSQD encoded by the coding sequence ATGCAGTCAGTTCAAGGTTCAGGTGCAACGGCATCTGCCGCATTACCTTCAAGCCAAAAAGTGTTTATCAAATGGGCATTATTGGCATCAGTAGGTATAGTGAATGGCTATGCCACAATTCTAATGTATTCTCGCGGTGAACTCGCTTTCGCTCTGCTTACAGTGGTGCTTACCGCTCTAGCTCTTTATATATTTGGTAGTAAAAAGACATACGCACATCGTTATATTTACCCGGGTATAGCGGGAATGATTTTATTCATTCTTTTCCCACTTGCTTATACTGTCGGTCTAGCGTTTACAAACTATAGTGCCAAAAATCAGCTGTCGTTAGAACGAGCGCAGACGGTATTACTCGATAGAACTTACCAGAGTGGTGAGAGCTTTCCATTTAATCTCTATAAAACTGACAATGGTCATCAACTTGTTGTCACGAAAGGCGAACAGCTACTCGCCACTGACAAGTTCACCCTAGAAGGCTTTGCGGAAACGGACCTTGACTTGAATATCGTGTCAGACATTCAGGGTGAAAAAGAGAAAATTAAAACAATCATTCAGAACAAAGTTTCTCTCGGTAATGTAGATTTACATATGCCTGATGGTTCTGATATCCGCATGAGTGGCTTGCGTAAGTTTGCTTCTGTCGCATCTCTGTATACGTTGCAAGATGATGGTGAATCCATGATCAACAACAAGTCAGGTGAGACATTGAAGCCCAATATGGACGTCGGTTTTTATCAAGTCATTGATGGAAACGGTGCATTTATTGGCAACACCATATCACCTGGGTTTATCGTCAATATTGATACTGCAAACTTCGAGCGTGTCTGGAAGGACGATGGAATCAAAGAACCATTTATTAGCATCTTCATTTGGACAGTGGCGTTCTCGGCGTTGAGTGTTGGTTTAACACTGGTTATTGGCCTTGTATTGGCGAGTGTTGTTCAATGGGAGTCATTGAAAGGGCGTGCCGCTTATCGCGTGCTGCTTATCTTGCCCTATGCTGTCCCTGCATTTATTTCTATTCTTATCTTTAAGGGCTTATTCAACCAAAGCTTTGGTGAGATCAATATGGTTCTGGAAACCATATTTGGATTGAGCCCGAACTGGTTCTCTGATCCTGTTCTAGCCAGAGTCATGGTCGTTATTGTAAATACATGGTTAGGCTTCCCATATATGATGATTCTTTGTATGGGTCTGCTTAAGGCTATTCCGGATGATCTTTATGAGGCATCGGCAATAGATGGCGCGGGGCCATTGAAGAACTTCACCAAGATAACGCTTCCTTTGATGCTTAAACCGTTGACGCCATTGCTCATCGCTAGCTTTGCGTTTAACTTTAATAACTTTGTGATGATTTACCTGTTAACCGGTGGTGGTCCAAACATGATCGGAACTTCAGAGCCTGCTGGTTACACAGATTTACTTGTGAGCTATACCTATCGTATTGCATTCGAAGGTAGTGGCGGTCAAGACTTTGGTCTGGCGAGTGCGATTGCAACGCTTATCTTCTTATTGGTTGGTGGTCTGGCATTATTCAACCTACGATTCACGAAACTTTCACAGGATTAA
- a CDS encoding OmpA family protein — protein sequence MKHNAYKQLLILFSISYLVACSSSYPESGRGGLAENDFESGFSPVLPDEPLGPEHGLRFDWQISKLHLDMLVQEGAIWCFPAAVVQNQERQNRIARELEGNLLLDAANDLIVQRKSLNKLEQRLTYVTSQADCTPPTSQQDQQQELGVINELFAMLNVDNQFAQNSSEINPKYMGNLAQAANMLKENKHLKLAITGHADASGSVEYNETLALDRANQVKRYLTIFGLNPARIKSSSLGSSAPLFQGDTAAVQLTNRRVSVEIISSNNSTVALNTRGSL from the coding sequence ATGAAACACAACGCCTATAAACAACTATTAATCCTTTTTAGCATCAGCTACCTAGTTGCATGTAGTAGTAGCTACCCAGAAAGCGGTCGTGGTGGCTTGGCAGAAAATGATTTTGAATCTGGCTTCTCCCCTGTTTTACCTGATGAACCACTCGGCCCCGAGCACGGGCTAAGATTCGACTGGCAAATAAGTAAGCTTCATCTCGACATGTTAGTACAAGAAGGCGCTATATGGTGCTTCCCCGCGGCGGTTGTACAGAATCAAGAAAGGCAAAATAGAATCGCCAGAGAGCTTGAAGGCAACTTGTTACTCGATGCCGCAAACGACCTCATTGTCCAGAGAAAAAGCCTCAACAAATTGGAACAACGGCTGACTTATGTCACCAGTCAGGCCGATTGTACACCACCAACAAGTCAACAAGACCAGCAACAAGAACTGGGTGTCATTAACGAGTTATTCGCTATGCTCAACGTTGACAATCAATTTGCCCAGAACTCAAGTGAGATCAATCCAAAATACATGGGGAACCTAGCGCAGGCGGCCAACATGTTGAAAGAGAATAAGCATCTAAAGCTTGCTATAACAGGCCATGCCGACGCGTCAGGTAGTGTCGAATACAACGAAACGCTAGCATTAGATAGAGCCAATCAGGTGAAACGATACCTAACCATTTTTGGCTTGAACCCAGCGAGAATTAAATCCAGTTCTCTCGGCTCAAGCGCACCGCTTTTCCAGGGTGATACCGCGGCCGTTCAATTAACCAATAGAAGAGTTAGCGTTGAGATTATCTCAAGTAATAACTCGACCGTAGCCTTAAACACAAGGGGCTCATTATGA
- the murQ gene encoding N-acetylmuramic acid 6-phosphate etherase: MDLGQLVTESRNDLSKNIDTLATKEMLKVINTEDKKVAEAIELILSEIAESVDFIANAFQNNGRLIYIGAGTSGRLGILDASECPPTYGTDPEQVIGLIAGGHRAILQAVENAEDDKQAGRNDLKKIHLSNKDVVVGIAASGRTPYVISAMEYARDLGAKVISLTCNPKSEMNAIADVCLTPVVGPEVITGSSRMKAGTAQKLVLNMLTTGSMIRTGKVYGHLMVDVAATNAKLVERQKNIVMEATGCDRQTAEHVLVQSGGDCKTAVVMVLTETDFSRADELLRKNNGFIRAAINR; encoded by the coding sequence GTGGACCTAGGCCAATTAGTGACAGAAAGTAGAAACGATTTGAGTAAAAATATTGACACACTGGCAACCAAAGAGATGTTGAAGGTGATCAACACTGAAGATAAGAAAGTCGCGGAAGCGATCGAACTCATCCTCTCGGAAATCGCTGAGTCGGTCGATTTTATAGCCAATGCCTTTCAAAACAACGGCAGACTTATTTATATTGGTGCGGGTACTTCTGGGCGACTCGGTATTCTTGATGCAAGTGAATGCCCTCCAACGTATGGCACTGACCCTGAGCAGGTTATAGGGTTGATCGCGGGTGGCCATCGGGCCATCTTACAAGCGGTAGAGAATGCGGAAGACGACAAGCAGGCGGGGCGCAATGACCTAAAGAAAATTCATCTATCAAACAAGGATGTTGTTGTGGGTATTGCGGCGAGTGGCCGTACACCTTATGTCATCTCAGCGATGGAATATGCGCGGGACTTAGGAGCAAAGGTCATCAGTCTTACCTGTAACCCAAAATCAGAAATGAATGCGATAGCCGATGTTTGCCTTACGCCAGTTGTCGGCCCTGAGGTCATTACCGGTTCATCTAGAATGAAAGCCGGTACGGCTCAAAAGCTTGTTCTAAATATGCTCACAACAGGGAGCATGATTCGTACGGGAAAGGTTTATGGCCATCTTATGGTCGATGTGGCGGCTACCAATGCGAAGTTAGTTGAACGCCAAAAGAATATTGTGATGGAAGCAACAGGGTGTGATCGACAGACGGCAGAACACGTGTTGGTGCAAAGTGGTGGCGACTGTAAAACGGCCGTCGTGATGGTGCTTACCGAGACAGATTTTAGCCGCGCAGATGAATTACTTCGAAAAAATAATGGATTTATTAGGGCGGCGATCAATCGTTAA
- a CDS encoding MurR/RpiR family transcriptional regulator codes for MALLTKITNLKNNLSASSRRIAQIILDTPSEALKMSSQEMAQQANVSQSTVIKFAQKVGFKGFPALKLALSQELGRKRASNESHNLHNEISIEDSIPDIAHKLLEEKIKAIRETTESINYDVFDSIVELIDNAQRVQLVGIGGSALVAKDFSYKLLKIGINTISELDTHVQVSVAQTLSPKDVQFVISFSGNKKDVSVAVQSAKSNGVPIVALTSVLGAELRKIADYCLDCVADESRWRSSSISSREAQNTVIDLIFMALIQKRGEMAETLISESREAVKKLEL; via the coding sequence ATGGCATTGCTGACAAAAATAACAAATCTAAAGAATAACTTATCGGCAAGTAGTCGCCGAATTGCTCAGATAATATTGGATACACCTTCAGAAGCACTAAAAATGTCCTCGCAAGAAATGGCCCAACAAGCGAACGTGAGTCAATCTACCGTCATTAAATTCGCGCAAAAAGTAGGATTCAAAGGCTTTCCCGCACTTAAATTAGCATTGAGCCAAGAGTTGGGAAGAAAGCGGGCATCAAATGAATCTCACAACTTGCACAACGAAATTAGCATCGAAGATTCCATTCCTGATATTGCACATAAATTATTAGAAGAAAAAATTAAGGCCATTCGAGAAACAACGGAATCCATTAATTACGATGTATTTGATAGCATTGTCGAATTAATTGATAACGCGCAAAGAGTTCAATTGGTCGGTATTGGTGGTTCGGCATTGGTAGCAAAAGACTTCAGCTATAAACTATTAAAAATCGGTATCAATACGATCTCAGAACTCGACACGCACGTACAAGTCTCTGTTGCTCAAACTCTATCCCCTAAAGATGTTCAATTTGTCATCTCATTTTCTGGCAACAAAAAGGACGTTTCCGTCGCCGTTCAGTCAGCAAAGAGTAACGGTGTGCCTATCGTGGCTTTAACCTCCGTACTTGGCGCTGAGCTGAGGAAAATTGCCGACTATTGCCTCGATTGTGTCGCAGATGAAAGCCGCTGGAGAAGCTCATCTATCTCATCTCGAGAGGCACAAAATACGGTTATAGACCTCATATTTATGGCGCTTATCCAAAAGAGAGGGGAGATGGCAGAAACTCTGATCAGTGAATCTAGGGAAGCGGTAAAGAAACTCGAACTGTAA